From a region of the Paenibacillus sp. R14(2021) genome:
- a CDS encoding DUF4163 domain-containing protein, giving the protein MLLIWIRVIWIAAVLINLSGVIWFILGSTANFQRGIDLITTVVMMYFGAPSIVLIVVSMVLLLKRWSPLKWGKIGVIGIIICMLWLTPPLYESVNTSGWLIENVQTDTLQKTADGRYEYNIELVNLFQRNSYARLYLKSVSMSAISRIRVDIPLNEIDGLSIGEVNHWIKLEPYLEEGKYLLYTTEDFPLPGERFEIDVKKGKAVRLKQAAGQIQKVELKRISYKKAHMNIQYPSIVGLNDPYMEKKVNQRLKSDALEITKLYQEDDKTSLDIMFIPTWIGKSLLSIQYIGTEYTSGAAHPINIMYTSNVNLLNAKKITLQDAVKVTDDFIELYKLGNYIKFNPNLDVGTDAMKELANFSNPELIRYFTHADEASENNALQVFTYFTKDALGISAGTAHALGDHFEIEVQYKDLIHNRLLNANFDTK; this is encoded by the coding sequence ATGCTGCTGATTTGGATAAGAGTCATATGGATTGCTGCTGTTTTGATAAATCTATCAGGCGTCATCTGGTTTATTCTTGGGTCAACCGCAAATTTTCAACGGGGTATCGATTTGATTACTACAGTAGTCATGATGTATTTTGGGGCGCCTTCCATCGTGCTGATTGTTGTATCGATGGTTTTATTGTTAAAGCGGTGGTCCCCGTTAAAATGGGGTAAGATCGGGGTGATAGGCATAATTATTTGCATGTTATGGTTAACGCCGCCATTATATGAGAGCGTAAACACGAGCGGCTGGTTGATAGAGAATGTTCAAACGGACACATTGCAGAAGACAGCAGATGGCCGGTATGAGTATAACATCGAACTAGTCAATCTATTCCAAAGAAACAGCTATGCGCGACTCTATTTAAAGAGTGTTTCTATGTCGGCGATATCACGTATCCGTGTAGATATTCCTTTAAATGAGATCGATGGACTATCTATTGGAGAAGTTAATCATTGGATTAAATTAGAGCCTTATTTGGAAGAGGGAAAATATTTATTATACACGACAGAGGACTTCCCGCTGCCGGGAGAGAGATTTGAAATAGATGTAAAGAAAGGTAAAGCGGTGAGATTAAAGCAGGCAGCAGGGCAAATCCAGAAGGTAGAATTAAAAAGAATAAGCTACAAGAAAGCACACATGAACATTCAATACCCCTCGATCGTAGGTTTGAATGATCCTTATATGGAAAAGAAAGTGAACCAAAGGCTAAAAAGCGATGCGCTTGAGATAACGAAATTATATCAAGAAGATGACAAGACAAGCCTGGATATTATGTTTATTCCGACATGGATCGGGAAGAGCTTGTTAAGCATTCAGTATATTGGAACCGAATATACGAGCGGTGCCGCTCACCCTATAAATATCATGTATACATCAAACGTAAACCTTTTAAATGCCAAGAAAATAACGTTACAAGATGCAGTAAAGGTTACTGATGACTTCATCGAACTTTATAAATTAGGAAATTACATCAAATTTAATCCCAACTTAGATGTAGGAACGGACGCTATGAAGGAGCTTGCGAATTTTAGCAACCCGGAACTCATCCGATACTTTACCCATGCAGATGAAGCAAGCGAGAATAATGCACTCCAAGTATTCACCTACTTTACTAAAGACGCACTCGGAATCAGCGCAGGTACGGCTCATGCGCTTGGTGATCATTTTGAAATAGAAGTACAGTACAAGGATCTAATACATAACAGATTGTTGAATGCGAATTTTGACACCAAATGA